A window from Pseudomonas sp. Tri1 encodes these proteins:
- a CDS encoding GntR family transcriptional regulator produces the protein MNEQLQPLKKQPRAGKAGRSGTQDDIVYAHIFEAILEQRLAPGTKLSEEALGEIFGVSRTIIRRALSRLAHEGVVLLRPNRGAVVASPSVEEARQVFMARRLVERAITELAVQHATAEQLAELRQMVSDERDSFSRGDRGAGIRLSGEFHLKLAEAAKNAPLISFQRSLVSQTSLIIAQYESGNRSHCSYDEHTQLIDAIEARDATLAVDLMMHHMDHIDSKLNLDEESASDDLHAVFSHLLQSKKPGRSTAKL, from the coding sequence ATGAACGAACAGTTGCAGCCCCTCAAGAAACAACCGCGCGCAGGTAAAGCCGGCCGCAGCGGAACCCAGGACGATATTGTCTATGCGCATATCTTCGAGGCCATCCTCGAACAACGCCTGGCGCCCGGTACGAAGTTGAGCGAAGAGGCGCTGGGGGAGATTTTCGGGGTCAGCCGCACCATCATCCGCCGGGCGCTGTCACGCCTGGCCCATGAAGGGGTGGTGTTGCTGCGGCCCAATCGCGGTGCCGTGGTGGCCAGCCCAAGTGTCGAAGAGGCGCGCCAGGTGTTCATGGCCCGCCGCCTGGTAGAGCGGGCGATCACCGAACTGGCGGTGCAGCATGCCACTGCCGAACAGCTGGCTGAACTGCGGCAGATGGTCAGCGACGAGCGCGACAGCTTCTCCCGCGGCGACCGCGGCGCCGGCATCCGCTTGTCGGGCGAGTTCCACCTCAAACTGGCCGAAGCGGCGAAAAACGCCCCGCTGATCAGCTTCCAGCGCAGCCTGGTGTCGCAGACTTCGCTGATCATCGCTCAATACGAAAGCGGCAATCGTTCCCACTGTTCCTATGACGAACACACCCAGTTGATCGACGCCATCGAGGCTCGCGACGCCACGCTGGCGGTGGACCTGATGATGCATCACATGGACCACATCGACAGCAAGCTCAACCTCGACGAAGAAAGCGCTTCGGATGATTTGCATGCGGTGTTTTCGCATTTGTTGCAGAGCAAGAAGCCTGGGCGGTCGACGGCCAAGCTTTGA
- the xdhB gene encoding xanthine dehydrogenase molybdopterin binding subunit, with protein MSNHHAVEKTQAELAELFARDLTTGVGRSVKHDSAAKHVSGEAQYIDDRLEFPNQLHVYARLSDRAHARILRIDTAPCYAFEGVRIVITHEDVPGLKDIGPLLPGDPLLAIDDVQFVGQPVLAVAAKDLETARKAAMAAIVEYEDLEPVLDVVEALRKRHFVLDSHTHQRGDSATALASAEHRIQGSLHIGGQEHFYLETQISSVMPTEDGGMLVYCSTQNPTEVQKLVAEVLGVSMNKVVVDMRRMGGGFGGKETQAASPACLCAVIAHLTGQPTKMRLPRVEDMLMTGKRHPFYIEYDVGFDSTGRLHGIALELAGNCGCSPDLSASIVDRAMFHADNAYYLGDATINGHRCKTNTASNTAYRGFGGPQGMVAIEEVMDAIARHLGLDPLAVRKANYYGKTERNVTHYYQTVEHNMLEEMTAELEQSSQYAERREAIRRYNANSPILKKGLALTPVKFGISFTASFLNQAGALIHIYTDGSIHLNHGGTEMGQGLNTKVAQVVAEVFQVEMDRVQITATNTDKVPNTSPTAASSGADLNGKAAQNAAQTIKQRLVEFAARHYKVSEEDVEFHNGHVRVRDHILTFEALVQQAYFAQVSLSSTGFYKTPKIYYDRSQARGRPFYYYAFGAACAEVIVDTLTGEYKMLRTDILHDVGASLNPAIDIGQVEGGFIQGMGWLTMEELVWNDKGKLMTSGPASYKIPAVADMPLDLRVKLVENRKNPEDTVFHSKAVGEPPFMLGIAAWCAIKDAVASLGDYQHQPKIDAPATPERVLWGCEQMRQLKTVTPAQAEAELAPL; from the coding sequence ATGTCTAACCATCACGCCGTAGAGAAGACTCAAGCCGAACTGGCCGAGCTGTTCGCCCGCGACCTGACCACTGGCGTGGGCCGCAGCGTCAAGCATGACAGCGCCGCCAAGCATGTGTCCGGTGAAGCCCAGTACATTGATGATCGCCTGGAATTCCCTAACCAACTGCACGTTTACGCCCGGCTGTCGGACCGCGCCCACGCCCGGATCCTGCGCATCGACACCGCGCCCTGCTACGCCTTCGAAGGTGTGCGCATCGTCATCACCCATGAGGACGTGCCGGGGCTCAAGGACATCGGCCCGCTGCTTCCCGGCGACCCGCTGCTGGCCATCGATGACGTGCAGTTCGTCGGCCAACCGGTGCTGGCCGTCGCCGCCAAGGACCTGGAAACCGCGCGCAAGGCCGCGATGGCGGCGATTGTCGAATATGAAGACCTGGAACCGGTGCTCGACGTGGTCGAAGCCTTGCGCAAGCGGCATTTCGTGCTCGACAGCCACACCCACCAACGGGGTGATTCGGCCACGGCCCTGGCCAGTGCCGAGCACCGTATCCAAGGCTCGTTGCACATCGGCGGCCAGGAACATTTTTACCTGGAAACCCAGATATCCTCAGTGATGCCCACCGAAGACGGCGGCATGCTCGTCTACTGCTCGACCCAGAACCCCACCGAAGTGCAGAAACTGGTGGCCGAAGTGCTGGGCGTGTCGATGAACAAGGTCGTGGTGGATATGCGCCGCATGGGCGGCGGCTTCGGCGGCAAGGAAACCCAAGCCGCCAGCCCGGCGTGCCTGTGCGCAGTCATCGCCCACCTCACCGGCCAGCCGACCAAGATGCGCCTGCCCCGCGTCGAAGACATGCTGATGACCGGTAAGCGCCACCCGTTCTACATCGAATACGACGTCGGCTTCGACAGCACCGGGCGCCTGCATGGCATCGCCCTGGAACTGGCTGGCAACTGCGGTTGCTCGCCGGACCTCTCGGCCTCGATTGTCGACCGGGCCATGTTCCATGCCGACAACGCCTATTACCTGGGCGATGCGACCATCAACGGCCATCGCTGCAAGACCAACACCGCCTCGAACACCGCCTACCGGGGTTTCGGCGGGCCGCAAGGCATGGTCGCCATCGAAGAGGTGATGGACGCCATCGCCCGGCACCTGGGGCTCGATCCGCTGGCGGTGCGCAAGGCAAACTACTACGGCAAGACCGAGCGCAACGTCACCCACTACTACCAGACCGTCGAGCACAACATGCTCGAGGAAATGACCGCCGAACTTGAGCAAAGCAGCCAGTACGCCGAGCGTCGCGAGGCTATCCGCCGCTACAACGCCAACAGCCCGATCCTGAAAAAAGGCCTGGCGCTGACCCCGGTGAAGTTCGGTATTTCATTCACTGCCAGTTTCCTCAACCAGGCAGGTGCCTTGATCCACATCTACACCGACGGCAGCATCCACCTGAACCATGGCGGCACCGAAATGGGCCAGGGCTTGAACACCAAGGTCGCGCAAGTGGTGGCCGAGGTGTTCCAGGTCGAAATGGACCGGGTGCAGATCACCGCGACCAACACCGACAAGGTGCCGAACACCTCGCCCACTGCAGCCTCAAGTGGCGCCGACCTGAACGGCAAGGCCGCGCAGAATGCCGCGCAAACCATCAAGCAGCGTCTGGTGGAATTCGCCGCGCGGCACTACAAGGTCAGCGAAGAAGACGTGGAGTTTCACAACGGCCATGTGCGGGTGCGCGATCACATCTTGACGTTCGAGGCGCTGGTCCAGCAGGCGTATTTCGCCCAGGTTTCGTTGTCGAGCACCGGTTTCTACAAGACTCCGAAAATCTACTACGACCGCAGCCAGGCCCGGGGCCGGCCGTTCTACTACTACGCCTTCGGCGCGGCGTGTGCCGAGGTGATCGTCGACACCCTCACCGGTGAATACAAGATGCTGCGCACCGACATCCTTCACGATGTCGGCGCCTCGTTGAACCCGGCCATCGACATCGGACAGGTCGAGGGTGGCTTCATCCAGGGCATGGGTTGGCTGACCATGGAAGAGCTGGTGTGGAATGACAAGGGCAAGCTGATGACCAGCGGCCCGGCCAGCTACAAGATCCCCGCCGTGGCCGACATGCCGCTGGACCTGCGGGTCAAACTGGTGGAAAACCGCAAGAACCCCGAAGACACGGTGTTCCATTCCAAGGCCGTGGGCGAGCCGCCGTTCATGCTCGGCATCGCTGCGTGGTGCGCCATCAAGGACGCCGTGGCGAGCCTGGGGGATTACCAGCACCAGCCGAAAATCGATGCGCCGGCGACACCGGAGAGGGTGTTGTGGGGGTGTGAGCAGATGCGGCAGTTGAAGACTGTGACGCCTGCGCAAGCCGAGGCCGAGTTGGCTCCACTTTAG
- the guaD gene encoding guanine deaminase, which produces MPLTRKAYRAALLHSLADPAEVGIEASYEYFEDGLLVVENGQISAIGHACDLLPSLAADIEINHYPDALITPGFIDTHIHLPQTGMVGAYGEQLLDWLNTYTFPCERQFADKPHADAVADIFVKELLRNGTTTALVFGSVHPQSVNSFFEVAQKLDLRMIAGKVMMDRNAPDYLVDTAESSYTESKALIERWHGKGRLHYAVTPRFAPTSTPEQLTLAGQLLGEYPDLYMQTHISENLQEVQWVKELFPERKGYLDVYDHYQLLGERSVFAHGVHLCDDECARLAETGSAIAFCPTSNFFLGSGLFNLPMAEKHKVNVGLGTDVGGGTSFSLLQTLNEAYKVMQLQGARLSPFKSLYLATLGGARALRLEDKIGTLQPGTDADFLVLDYNATPLLGYRLKQARNIAEKLFVLMTLGDDRTVAQTYAAGRLVHQR; this is translated from the coding sequence ATGCCCCTGACACGCAAAGCCTACCGCGCGGCCCTGCTCCACAGCCTTGCCGACCCCGCCGAAGTTGGCATCGAAGCATCCTATGAGTATTTCGAAGACGGTTTGCTGGTGGTGGAGAACGGCCAGATCAGCGCCATTGGTCACGCCTGCGATTTACTGCCGAGCCTGGCGGCGGACATCGAAATCAATCATTACCCGGATGCGCTGATCACCCCCGGCTTCATCGACACCCACATTCACCTGCCGCAGACCGGCATGGTCGGCGCCTACGGCGAGCAGTTGCTGGACTGGCTCAACACCTACACCTTCCCCTGCGAACGCCAGTTCGCCGACAAGCCCCACGCCGATGCGGTGGCCGACATTTTCGTCAAGGAACTGCTGCGCAACGGCACCACTACGGCGCTGGTGTTCGGCAGCGTGCACCCGCAATCGGTGAATTCGTTTTTCGAAGTGGCCCAGAAGCTCGACCTGCGCATGATCGCCGGCAAAGTGATGATGGACCGCAACGCCCCGGACTACCTGGTCGACACCGCCGAATCCAGTTACACCGAAAGCAAGGCGCTGATCGAGCGCTGGCACGGCAAGGGCCGCCTGCATTACGCCGTGACCCCGCGTTTCGCGCCTACCAGCACGCCGGAACAATTGACCCTGGCCGGTCAACTGCTGGGGGAATATCCAGACCTGTACATGCAGACCCACATCAGTGAAAACCTGCAGGAGGTGCAGTGGGTCAAGGAACTGTTCCCGGAGCGTAAAGGTTATCTGGACGTCTACGACCATTACCAGTTGCTTGGCGAGCGTTCGGTGTTTGCCCACGGCGTGCACCTGTGCGACGACGAATGTGCGCGCCTGGCCGAGACCGGTTCGGCCATCGCGTTCTGCCCGACGTCGAATTTTTTCCTGGGCAGCGGCCTGTTCAACCTGCCGATGGCCGAAAAGCATAAGGTGAACGTGGGATTGGGCACCGATGTGGGTGGCGGCACCAGTTTTTCGCTGCTGCAAACCTTGAACGAGGCCTACAAGGTGATGCAGCTACAGGGGGCGCGGCTGAGCCCATTCAAATCGCTGTACCTGGCGACCCTCGGCGGCGCCCGGGCCTTGCGGCTGGAGGACAAGATCGGGACGTTGCAGCCGGGTACCGACGCGGACTTTCTGGTGCTGGACTACAACGCCACACCACTGCTGGGCTATCGCCTCAAGCAGGCCCGAAATATTGCCGAGAAGTTGTTTGTGTTGATGACGCTGGGGGATGACCGGACGGTGGCGCAGACTTATGCGGCTGGCCGGTTGGTGCATCAGCGCTAA
- the xdhC gene encoding xanthine dehydrogenase accessory protein XdhC — translation MYNWISALADLQDRGEPCVLVTIIEELGSTPRNAGSKMVISASQTFDTIGGGHLEYKAMELARQMLASGQQSTHLERFSLGASLGQCCGGVTVLLFEPMGQVQAQIAVFGAGHVGRALVPLLASLPCKVRWIDAREAEFPEQLPHGVRKIVSEDPLDEVDELPAGSYCIVMTHNHQLDLELSAAILKRNDFAYFGLIGSKTKRVKFEHRLRDRGFDSSTLQRMRCPMGIGEVKGKLPVEIAISIAGEIIATYNADFGQHTARTEPIAKLLPASRRSQANR, via the coding sequence ATGTACAACTGGATCAGCGCCCTCGCCGACCTGCAAGATCGCGGTGAACCCTGCGTGCTGGTGACGATCATCGAAGAGCTTGGCTCCACACCGCGCAACGCCGGTTCGAAGATGGTCATCAGCGCCAGCCAGACATTCGACACCATTGGTGGCGGGCACCTGGAATACAAGGCCATGGAGCTCGCCCGGCAAATGCTCGCCAGCGGCCAGCAAAGCACGCATCTGGAGCGCTTCAGCCTCGGCGCCAGCCTGGGCCAGTGCTGCGGCGGCGTGACCGTCTTGCTGTTCGAACCCATGGGCCAGGTCCAGGCGCAGATCGCCGTGTTCGGCGCCGGCCATGTCGGTCGCGCCTTGGTGCCGCTGCTGGCGAGCCTGCCCTGCAAGGTGCGCTGGATCGACGCGCGGGAAGCCGAGTTTCCCGAACAACTGCCCCACGGTGTGCGCAAGATCGTCAGCGAAGACCCGCTGGATGAGGTCGACGAATTGCCCGCCGGCAGCTACTGCATTGTCATGACCCACAACCACCAGCTCGATCTGGAACTGAGCGCCGCGATCCTCAAGCGCAACGACTTCGCTTACTTCGGCCTGATCGGCTCGAAGACCAAACGGGTCAAGTTCGAACATCGCCTGCGCGACCGCGGCTTCGACAGCAGCACATTGCAACGCATGCGTTGCCCCATGGGTATCGGCGAAGTCAAAGGCAAGTTGCCGGTGGAAATCGCCATCTCCATCGCCGGCGAAATCATCGCCACCTATAACGCTGATTTCGGCCAGCACACCGCCCGCACCGAACCGATTGCCAAGCTGCTGCCAGCCTCGCGCCGCAGCCAGGCGAACCGTTGA